The proteins below come from a single Camelus bactrianus isolate YW-2024 breed Bactrian camel chromosome 2, ASM4877302v1, whole genome shotgun sequence genomic window:
- the SLC26A1 gene encoding sulfate anion transporter 1, translating to MDVSPECTPQARGPVLVRRRPPAPPGLGEALKARLRRSCVCSVQGAWALLQDLFPATRWLRQYRLREDLAGDTMSGLVIGIILVPQAIAYSLLAGLPPVYSLYTSFFANLIYFLMGTSRHVSVGIFSLLCLMVGQVVDRELLLAGFDPAQDGLGPGANSSALNASAATLVLGLQDCGRDCYAIRVATALTLVAGIYQVLMGILRLGFVSTYLSQPLLDGFAMGASVTILTSQLRHLLGVRVPRHQGPGMVVSTWLSLLRSAGQANLCDVLTSATCLAVLLAAKELSDRLRHRLQVPLPAELLVIVVATLVSHFGQFHERFGSNVAGDIPTGFVAPRVPDPELMWRVAQDAVSLALIGSAFSISLAEMFARSHGYSVRANQELLAVGCCNVLPAFFHCFATSAALSKSLVKTATGCRTQVSSVVSAAVVLLVLLVLAPLFRDLQRCVLACVIVVSLRGALRKVRDVPRLWRLSPADALVWVATAATCVLVSTEAGLLAGVLLSLLSLASRTQRPRAALLAQVGDSGFYEDSTEFEGLVPEPGVQVFRFSGPLYYANKDFFLRSLYSLTGLDVGHVTARRKERGSGVGAGKGDLIQGRDLGPVSSTAALMPSATGFHVVVIDCAPLLFLDAAGLATLQDLRRDYEALGITLLLACCSPSVRDTLRRGGFLGEDQEDVAEEEQLFPSVYGAVQAARARHRELAATDSSL from the exons ATGGACGTGTCCCCTGAATGCACACCACAGGCCAGGGGGCCAGTGCTGGTCCGCCGGCGGCCCCCAGCACCCCCGGGCCTGGGTGAGGCTCTGAAGGCCAGACTGCGGCGGAGCTGTGTGTGCAGCGTGCAGGGGGCCTGGGCGCTGCTGCAGGACCTGTTCCCAGCCACACGCTGGCTCCGCCAGTACCGGCTTCGGGAGGACCTGGCGGGTGACACCATGTCTGGGCTGGTCATCGGCATCATCCTGGTGCCGCAGGCCATCGCCTACTCGCTGCTGGCTGGGCTGCCGCCTGTCTACAGCCTCTACACGTCCTTCTTTGCGAATCTCATCTACTTCCTCATGGGCACCTCGCGCCACGTCTCCGTGGGCATCTTCAGCCTGCTCTGCCTCATGGTGGGTCAGGTGGTGGACCGCGAGCTCCTGCTGGCCGGCTTCGACCCTGCCCAGGacggcctggggcctggggccaaCAGTAGCGCCCTCAATGCCTCAGCCGCCACGCTGGTGCTCGGGTTGCAGGACTGCGGGAGGGACTGCTACGCCATCCGCGTTGCCACCGCCCTCACACTGGTGGCCGGGATTTACCAG GTCCTCATGGGCATCCTCCGGCTAGGCTTCGTGTCCACCTACCTCTCGCAGCCGCTGCTGGATGGCTTCGCCATGGGGGCCTCAGTGACCATCCTGACCTCCCAGCTCAGGCACCTGCTGGGTGTGCGGGTCCCACGGCACCAGGGCCCAGGCATGGTGGTGAGCACGTGGCTGAGCCTGCTGCGCAGCGCTGGGCAGGCCAACCTGTGCGACGTGCTCACCAGTGCCACGTGCCTGGCCGTGCTGCTGGCGGCTAAGGAGCTCTCGGACCGCCTCCGGCACCGCCTGCAGGTGCCGCTGCCTGCAGAGCTGCTGGTCATCGTGGTGGCCACGCTCGTGTCCCACTTTGGGCAGTTCCATGAGCGCTTCGGTTCCAACGTGGCTGGTGACATCCCCACTGGCTTCGTGGCCCCACGAGTGCCAGATCCAGAGCTGATGTGGCGGGTGGCACAGGATGCTGTGTCCCTGGCCCTCATAGGCTCTGCCTTTTCCATCTCACTGGCAGAGATGTTTGCCCGCAGCCACGGCTACTCCGTGCGTGCCAACCAGGAGTTACTGGCCGTGGGCTGCTGCAACGTGCTGCCCGCCTTCTTCCACTGTTTTGCCACCAGTGCTGCCCTGTCCAAGAGCCTGGTGAAGACAGCCACTGGCTGCCGCACGCAGGTGTCCAGCGTGGTCAGCGCTGCCgtggtgctgctggtgctgctggtgctggCGCCACTGTTCCGGGACCTGCAGCGGTGCGTGCTGGCCTGTGTCATTGTCGTCAGCCTGCGGGGGGCCCTGCGCAAGGTGAGGGATGTCCCACGGCTGTGGCGGCTCAGCCCAGCCGATGCACTAGTCTGGGTGGCCACTGCGGCCACCTGCGTGCTGGTCAGCACCGAGGCCGGGCTCCTGGCTGGCGTCCTCCTCTCATTGCTCAGCCTGGCCAGCCGCACACAGCGCCCTCGTGCCGCCCTGCTCGCCCAAGTTGGGGATTCTGGCTTCTACGAGGACAGCACAGAGTTTGAGGGCCTGGTCCCCGAGCCTGGCGTGCAGGTGTTCCGCTTCTCGGGGCCACTCTACTATGCCAACAAGGACTTCTTCCTGCGCTCGCTCTACAGCCTGACGGGGCTGGACGTGGGGCATGTGACTGCCAGGAGGAAGGAGCGGGGctcaggggtgggggctggcaaAGGAGATCTGATCCAAGGCCGGGACCTGGGCCCAGTGAGCAGCACGGCCGCGCTGATGCCCTCGGCAACCGGCTTCCACGTGGTGGTCATCGACTGTGCCCCGCTGCTGTTCCTGGACGCGGCTGGCCTGGCCACACTGCAGGACCTGCGCCGAGACTACGAGGCCTTGGGCATCACCCTGCTCCTGGCCTGCTGCAGCCCCTCAGTAAGGGACACCCTGAGGAGGGGCGGCTTCCTCGGGGAGGACCAGGAGGACGTGGCTGAGGAGGAGCAGCTGTTCCCCAGCGTGTACGGTGCTGTGCAGGCGGCCCGAGCCCGTCACAGGGAGCTGGCAGCCACAGACTCCTCCCTCTAG